A part of Pectinatus sottacetonis genomic DNA contains:
- a CDS encoding M20 family metallopeptidase — translation MNTLNKKNALALLKMLIETNTVNPPGNETFLADKICHYLQKTPVSIQKIPLSGNRCSLTAVIKGTGRQKPLILCGHMDTVPYGQKELWNFPPDKLTYLKNRCYGRGASDMKSGLAAILYAFKQTAQTTNRPAGDIILALTADEETDGAGATALSAVLPLKTASAMIIAEPTGNDIGITSKGTLWLDFNIYGQSAHGAYPQKGINAIKAAYKIHQELEQLCNEHEDPLLKKSTCTITKISGGAKINMVADFCNIKMDIRTIPLINNELFLQKIASVCSNMMQNIPGLHIKFSLLNNRPPVSISQNAPAVSQLSNAIQSITHIQPKCTGINFFSDASIFVQQENTLPCILFGPGKEYNAHITNEYVEDKDYFASILCYNKLLLNYFAK, via the coding sequence ATGAATACTCTTAATAAAAAAAATGCCCTTGCGTTACTAAAAATGCTTATTGAAACTAATACCGTAAATCCACCGGGAAATGAAACTTTCCTGGCAGATAAAATCTGTCATTATCTGCAAAAAACACCTGTTTCTATACAAAAAATTCCCTTATCCGGAAACAGATGCAGCCTAACTGCTGTCATAAAGGGGACTGGAAGACAAAAACCTTTGATCCTGTGCGGACATATGGATACTGTTCCTTATGGGCAAAAAGAATTATGGAACTTTCCACCTGATAAACTTACCTACTTAAAAAACCGCTGCTATGGACGAGGCGCCAGTGACATGAAAAGCGGCCTGGCCGCTATATTATATGCCTTTAAACAAACTGCACAAACCACAAACAGACCTGCCGGCGACATTATACTAGCACTTACTGCCGATGAGGAAACAGATGGAGCAGGCGCCACGGCATTATCAGCAGTTCTCCCGTTAAAAACCGCTTCCGCCATGATAATCGCCGAACCCACCGGCAATGACATTGGCATTACTTCTAAAGGGACTTTATGGCTTGATTTCAATATTTACGGACAAAGCGCCCATGGAGCCTATCCCCAAAAAGGTATTAATGCTATTAAAGCTGCTTATAAAATACATCAGGAATTAGAACAATTATGCAATGAACACGAAGATCCCTTATTAAAAAAATCCACTTGTACAATAACAAAAATTTCCGGCGGCGCCAAAATAAATATGGTTGCTGATTTTTGCAACATAAAAATGGACATAAGAACGATACCCCTCATCAATAATGAGCTTTTTCTGCAAAAAATTGCTTCTGTCTGCAGCAACATGATGCAAAATATTCCAGGTCTGCATATAAAATTTTCTTTGCTTAACAATCGTCCACCCGTAAGCATAAGCCAGAATGCCCCGGCAGTTAGCCAGCTATCCAATGCCATACAATCCATCACCCATATACAGCCCAAATGCACCGGCATCAACTTTTTTTCCGATGCTTCTATTTTTGTCCAGCAAGAAAACACTCTGCCCTGCATATTATTTGGTCCCGGCAAAGAATATAATGCCCATATTACTAACGAATACGTAGAAGACAAAGATTACTTCGCCTCTATATTATGTTATAATAAATTATTATTAAATTACTTTGCCAAATAA
- a CDS encoding glutamine amidotransferase yields MKKKILFGGESWTSFTTHVKGFDTFTTSIYEEGIEYIAKSIEKAGYELVYLPGHKIAEKFPYTVKELAAYDCIILSDIGSNTLLLSDKTFKQGKKTPNRCQSIASYVKNGGAFLMIGGYLSFSGIDQKARYGQTALADILPVTCINGDDREEHPEGIKPQMQMLHPALVDLPEKWPHFLGYNKVLPKQDCPVPFTINDDPLIAFGKFGKGSTAVFTSDCAPHWGPKEFLSWKGYDILWKGILDYITQK; encoded by the coding sequence ATGAAGAAAAAAATTCTGTTCGGCGGCGAATCATGGACAAGTTTTACCACACATGTAAAAGGTTTTGATACTTTTACAACCAGTATTTACGAAGAAGGCATCGAATATATAGCAAAATCAATAGAAAAAGCCGGCTATGAATTAGTGTACCTGCCTGGCCACAAAATAGCAGAAAAATTCCCCTATACCGTAAAAGAACTAGCCGCCTATGATTGTATTATATTGTCAGATATAGGCTCAAACACCCTGCTTTTATCAGACAAAACATTTAAACAAGGCAAAAAAACACCAAACCGTTGTCAATCTATTGCTTCTTACGTAAAAAATGGCGGTGCCTTCCTGATGATCGGTGGTTACCTGTCATTCTCTGGTATAGACCAGAAAGCCCGTTACGGACAAACCGCCTTAGCAGATATCCTGCCAGTAACATGCATCAACGGTGATGACCGCGAAGAACATCCTGAAGGTATAAAGCCGCAGATGCAGATGCTTCATCCGGCTTTAGTCGATTTACCCGAAAAATGGCCACACTTTCTCGGATACAACAAAGTCCTTCCTAAACAAGACTGTCCCGTTCCTTTTACCATAAACGATGATCCATTAATAGCCTTTGGTAAATTTGGTAAGGGCAGTACAGCCGTATTCACTTCCGACTGCGCTCCTCATTGGGGCCCAAAAGAATTTCTTTCATGGAAAGGCTATGACATCCTCTGGAAAGGAATACTTGATTATATTACCCAAAAATAA
- a CDS encoding M20 family metallopeptidase — protein MNNILTAALEKNKKKYIKNLINLIKCDTHDIDHGLNGGLEKNGQEYLEKLFNNMGASDIVREPLTEEVITKCRQKYHEGNPAHDYKDRYNLYAQFKGGSGKTLLFNGHIDTMPVGNKNAWRYDPFQGTINDNKIYGVGACDMKAGLMASIMAVELIKDAGFTLPGTVKITSVCDEEGGGNGSIIAAASGQKADAVIVCEPTNYELIAAHMGWIFFKVEFEGIAVHSGLKNKGINAIEKAIKIIEAVNELEHSWLLKYKHPLLPPPSGNIGMISGGEAGSTVPDYCCFQTCVHYQPGMTYEQVAAEYTNAIMIRSAGDEWLKDHKPKISIYQTGSPFEMDLTHPLVGSFQNAYQKAMHHPAKIVGSPAGCDSRSWHNIAKCPTLQYGPGRLEQCHSVNEYVEINQYLDAIKIYANLILDWCS, from the coding sequence ATGAATAACATCTTGACAGCTGCTTTAGAAAAAAATAAAAAGAAATATATAAAAAACCTTATCAACCTCATAAAATGTGATACCCATGATATAGACCATGGACTTAACGGCGGACTAGAAAAAAACGGCCAGGAATACCTGGAAAAATTGTTTAATAACATGGGAGCTTCCGATATTGTCCGAGAACCGCTTACCGAAGAAGTTATCACCAAATGTCGACAGAAATACCACGAAGGAAATCCTGCCCATGATTACAAAGACCGCTATAATCTTTATGCTCAATTTAAGGGAGGCAGTGGCAAGACACTGCTTTTCAACGGGCATATTGACACCATGCCCGTAGGAAATAAAAACGCATGGCGCTATGATCCTTTTCAAGGTACCATCAATGATAACAAAATATACGGTGTAGGTGCCTGTGACATGAAAGCTGGCCTTATGGCTTCAATAATGGCCGTTGAACTAATAAAAGATGCCGGTTTCACCTTACCCGGCACAGTAAAAATCACTTCAGTCTGTGATGAAGAAGGGGGCGGCAATGGTTCTATCATCGCTGCTGCTTCTGGACAGAAAGCTGATGCCGTTATAGTCTGTGAACCGACTAATTACGAACTTATCGCCGCCCACATGGGCTGGATATTTTTCAAAGTAGAATTTGAAGGTATCGCCGTACATTCCGGTTTAAAAAACAAGGGTATAAATGCCATTGAAAAAGCCATAAAAATAATCGAGGCCGTAAACGAACTGGAACACAGCTGGCTTTTAAAATACAAACATCCTCTGCTGCCACCGCCTTCCGGGAACATAGGTATGATATCAGGCGGAGAAGCCGGTTCCACTGTACCTGATTATTGCTGTTTTCAAACTTGTGTCCATTATCAACCCGGCATGACCTATGAACAAGTCGCAGCAGAATACACCAATGCCATAATGATACGCAGCGCTGGTGATGAATGGCTGAAAGACCACAAACCAAAAATAAGTATATACCAAACCGGCAGCCCCTTTGAGATGGATTTAACCCATCCCCTTGTTGGCAGCTTTCAAAATGCCTACCAAAAAGCCATGCACCATCCTGCAAAAATAGTAGGCTCACCAGCTGGATGTGATTCACGTTCATGGCATAACATTGCCAAATGTCCTACTTTACAATACGGTCCCGGCAGACTTGAACAATGCCACTCTGTCAATGAATACGTAGAAATAAACCAATATTTGGATGCTATAAAAATTTATGCCAATTTAATTTTAGATTGGTGCAGCTAA
- a CDS encoding energy-coupling factor ABC transporter ATP-binding protein, producing the protein MAIKFENVSFSYPNGFTANKNLNLVINSGERVAIIGQNGAGKTTAAKLMNGLYKPSIGSVTIDGINTKEKTTAQIARLAGYVFQNPDDQIFNQSVINEIEYMPRYFKIEKNKINKCVDEVLTLTELGEYKNANPFDIPYSIRKFVTIAAVMATKPKYIILDEPTAGQDYKRIQILKNIISHLHTAGVAVIVITHDMDFVIETFQRIIVMADKHIIADNTPENIFQNDEIIKKSCISRPQIGQITKKLNINDSIIFRSDLVNFLQKDSKEYHNE; encoded by the coding sequence ATGGCAATAAAATTTGAAAATGTTTCTTTCTCCTATCCCAACGGCTTTACAGCCAATAAAAATCTTAATCTTGTCATTAACAGCGGTGAACGTGTCGCTATAATAGGACAAAATGGCGCCGGCAAAACCACAGCCGCAAAACTAATGAACGGTCTTTATAAACCTTCTATAGGCAGTGTAACAATTGACGGTATCAATACAAAAGAAAAAACTACCGCACAAATAGCCAGGCTCGCAGGATATGTATTTCAAAATCCTGATGACCAGATATTCAACCAAAGTGTTATCAATGAAATAGAATATATGCCGCGTTATTTTAAAATAGAAAAAAATAAAATTAATAAATGTGTTGATGAAGTCCTAACCCTGACCGAACTAGGAGAATATAAAAATGCTAACCCTTTTGACATTCCCTACTCCATCCGCAAATTCGTAACTATTGCAGCAGTCATGGCAACAAAACCCAAATATATAATTTTAGATGAACCCACCGCCGGACAGGATTATAAACGCATCCAAATACTGAAAAATATAATCAGCCACCTTCATACAGCCGGCGTTGCCGTTATCGTCATAACCCATGATATGGATTTCGTAATTGAGACATTCCAAAGAATCATTGTCATGGCAGATAAACATATCATTGCTGATAATACACCCGAAAACATCTTCCAAAATGATGAAATAATAAAAAAAAGCTGCATAAGCCGGCCACAAATAGGCCAGATAACAAAAAAACTTAACATAAATGATTCCATTATCTTCCGCAGTGATTTAGTAAATTTTTTGCAGAAGGACTCTAAGGAGTACCATAATGAATAA
- a CDS encoding energy-coupling factor ABC transporter ATP-binding protein — translation MDKIELKNISYYYPLTTKKALDNISFTFTKGKFYGIIGANGSGKTTICSLLRGLIPNFYKGKLSGRILFDGQSLEDINIDELSITIGYVFQNPFTQISGIKKTVFEEVALGLENLGIPPAQIINRVINILELLKITDLAQKDPSALSGGQRQKVAFASIIVMEPDVLVIDEPTSQLDPDGTAAIFSIINKLKQQGKTIILVEHKINMIAEYSNEILIIDNGQLVKTGTAQEILSDITIYQHGIKPPEAALLGHDLKKLDLPLERIPITTADCCELIKKRWCINGNKI, via the coding sequence ATGGATAAAATAGAACTAAAAAACATCAGTTACTATTATCCACTTACTACCAAAAAAGCACTCGACAATATTTCCTTTACTTTTACCAAGGGAAAATTTTATGGAATAATCGGGGCAAATGGCAGCGGTAAAACAACTATTTGCAGCTTACTGCGCGGCCTCATCCCCAATTTTTATAAAGGTAAATTGTCCGGCCGCATATTATTTGACGGACAAAGCCTTGAAGATATAAATATTGATGAGCTTTCCATCACTATCGGCTATGTTTTTCAAAATCCATTCACTCAAATAAGCGGCATTAAAAAAACTGTTTTTGAAGAAGTAGCTTTAGGTCTGGAAAACCTTGGGATTCCTCCTGCACAGATAATAAATCGCGTCATAAATATATTAGAATTGCTAAAAATTACCGACCTGGCACAGAAAGATCCTTCGGCCTTATCTGGTGGGCAGCGGCAGAAAGTTGCCTTTGCCTCCATTATCGTAATGGAACCAGATGTCCTTGTTATAGACGAACCGACATCACAGCTTGATCCAGATGGAACAGCCGCTATTTTTTCCATAATAAATAAATTAAAACAACAGGGAAAGACCATTATTTTAGTTGAACATAAAATAAACATGATAGCAGAATATTCCAATGAAATATTGATAATAGATAATGGTCAGCTGGTAAAAACTGGTACAGCACAGGAAATCCTCTCCGATATCACAATTTATCAGCATGGCATAAAACCGCCCGAAGCAGCTTTACTGGGACATGATTTAAAAAAACTTGACCTGCCTTTAGAACGTATTCCCATAACAACTGCCGATTGCTGTGAACTTATAAAAAAGAGGTGGTGTATTAATGGCAATAAAATTTGA
- a CDS encoding energy-coupling factor transporter transmembrane component T family protein — MKKLEWQFAYDYLKPKHKNNFILDMNPLSKANILFVTAASAFVIFNYYYAFALSLVYILLAAAARKFKGFISIYWKIVVFFASLLFLVRAAFTSGTKILFQFGGIHVTNEGIALGLISAALVMEFSGAFILFMKTTDMSDLVYMLEKHGMSHIFSYIILSAFQMINDLGKSAITIMDSQKCRGIETEGNFLQRAKAFIPILGPLVLSAIAGAEEKSIAMDARAFSAPGRHTSLVTLRRIPLSEHLLVILFDLAFIIILAWRITTWIK, encoded by the coding sequence GTGAAAAAACTGGAATGGCAATTTGCCTATGACTATCTAAAACCTAAACACAAAAACAATTTTATACTTGATATGAATCCCCTGAGCAAAGCTAATATATTATTTGTAACGGCTGCATCTGCTTTTGTAATATTTAACTATTACTATGCTTTTGCTCTTTCTCTGGTATATATATTACTAGCTGCCGCTGCCCGTAAGTTTAAAGGATTCATTTCTATATACTGGAAAATTGTTGTTTTTTTTGCCAGCCTGCTGTTTCTTGTCCGGGCGGCTTTCACCAGCGGCACAAAAATCCTTTTTCAGTTTGGCGGCATCCATGTTACTAATGAAGGTATTGCTCTCGGTCTTATATCGGCAGCTCTCGTCATGGAGTTCAGCGGTGCTTTCATCTTGTTCATGAAAACCACTGATATGTCTGACCTTGTCTACATGCTGGAAAAACATGGCATGTCACACATTTTTTCTTATATAATTTTATCTGCTTTTCAAATGATAAATGATCTGGGTAAATCAGCAATTACAATCATGGATTCGCAAAAATGCCGCGGTATCGAAACCGAGGGAAATTTTCTGCAAAGAGCCAAAGCTTTTATTCCTATATTAGGCCCCCTTGTTCTCAGTGCAATTGCCGGAGCCGAAGAAAAAAGCATCGCCATGGATGCCCGGGCATTTTCTGCCCCGGGCAGGCATACAAGTCTGGTAACACTACGCCGCATTCCATTATCCGAGCACCTGCTTGTAATTTTATTTGATCTAGCTTTTATTATTATTTTAGCATGGAGGATCACTACATGGATAAAATAG
- the rbsK gene encoding ribokinase: MKKILIIGSLNMDFAIHTARIPAEGETVTGETLSLIPGGKGANQAYTAGKLGAEVSMIGSIGNDIYGKKLLNNLKKANVKTSGIKIDTKEETGKAFIAINNTGENSIIVIPGANNALTCDWIDENEDKINDCDIVVIQLEIPLKTVYHAITTAKAKGKIIILDPAPAVKNFSQEIMAKIDIIKPNETELSFLTDMPVNSETDIKKAAQKLLNMGVNSVITTFGSHGAYLIEKNTFHHFPALKVKAIDSTAAGDSFTAAIAVSLTKSPNIIQAVNFATKTAAIVVTRKGAQSSIPSLNEVINYKNNAFSIKK; the protein is encoded by the coding sequence ATGAAAAAAATATTAATCATCGGTAGCCTAAATATGGACTTTGCTATCCATACTGCCAGAATACCAGCAGAAGGTGAAACAGTTACAGGTGAAACCCTCAGCCTTATTCCCGGCGGTAAAGGTGCAAACCAGGCATATACTGCCGGTAAATTAGGAGCAGAAGTATCAATGATTGGTTCTATAGGGAACGATATATATGGCAAAAAATTGCTGAATAATCTAAAAAAAGCAAATGTAAAAACATCTGGTATAAAAATAGATACTAAAGAGGAAACAGGAAAAGCTTTCATAGCCATAAATAATACAGGGGAAAACAGCATCATTGTAATACCCGGTGCCAATAACGCATTAACCTGTGATTGGATCGACGAAAATGAAGATAAAATCAATGACTGCGACATTGTAGTTATTCAGCTTGAAATTCCCCTAAAAACAGTCTATCACGCCATCACCACAGCCAAAGCAAAAGGAAAAATAATTATTCTAGATCCTGCCCCGGCAGTGAAAAACTTTTCTCAGGAAATAATGGCTAAAATAGATATAATAAAACCCAATGAAACTGAGCTTTCATTTCTGACAGATATGCCTGTAAATTCGGAAACAGACATAAAAAAAGCTGCCCAAAAATTATTAAATATGGGTGTAAATAGCGTTATAACCACTTTTGGCAGCCACGGTGCCTATCTCATTGAAAAAAATACTTTCCACCATTTTCCTGCCTTAAAAGTAAAAGCCATTGATTCTACAGCTGCCGGCGACAGCTTTACAGCAGCCATTGCTGTTTCATTGACTAAATCACCCAATATAATACAAGCTGTAAATTTTGCCACAAAAACAGCTGCCATAGTTGTTACCAGAAAAGGGGCACAAAGCTCCATTCCTAGTCTAAACGAAGTCATTAATTATAAAAACAATGCTTTTAGTATTAAAAAATAA
- a CDS encoding IclR family transcriptional regulator: protein MEWMDRFVKVMNVLSSKQYCRGAGITALSEETEISKSTLHRMLQDMIDHNLVIQQSDTKKYELGPLSMIWGSNFIKGQNVAQILGKYCNVLAKKTNLYSFLCRFSAEQVYCIVTRQPLQEAHTYFVGIGQIMPWHCSACAKAILAYQPPQFIDRVLPQNEKLYTKYTVADPAVLKEQLKKVRQDHIAWCRQEMEVNISAMAVPVFLANHKAVFSLSIVGSNDYIMDNEEYLKKILLAVGEEASRDISLAGTLTAMT, encoded by the coding sequence ATGGAATGGATGGATCGTTTTGTAAAAGTAATGAATGTTTTATCGTCGAAGCAGTATTGCCGCGGCGCGGGAATTACTGCTTTGTCGGAAGAAACGGAAATCAGTAAAAGTACGCTGCATCGGATGCTGCAGGATATGATTGATCATAATTTGGTTATTCAGCAATCTGACACGAAAAAATATGAGCTGGGGCCGCTGTCGATGATATGGGGCAGTAATTTTATCAAGGGACAGAATGTGGCACAGATTCTGGGAAAATACTGTAATGTTTTAGCTAAGAAGACAAATTTGTATTCTTTTTTATGTCGGTTTTCTGCTGAACAGGTTTATTGTATAGTAACTCGCCAGCCTTTACAGGAAGCTCATACCTATTTTGTGGGTATCGGGCAGATAATGCCATGGCATTGTTCTGCTTGTGCTAAGGCTATACTTGCTTATCAGCCGCCCCAGTTCATTGACAGGGTTTTGCCGCAGAATGAAAAATTGTATACAAAGTATACTGTAGCTGATCCTGCTGTGTTAAAAGAACAGTTAAAAAAAGTACGCCAGGATCATATTGCATGGTGTCGGCAGGAAATGGAGGTAAATATATCGGCGATGGCTGTGCCGGTATTTTTAGCGAATCATAAGGCTGTATTCAGTTTGAGTATTGTCGGCAGTAATGATTATATTATGGATAATGAAGAATATTTGAAGAAGATACTGTTAGCGGTGGGGGAAGAAGCAAGTCGTGATATATCTTTGGCAGGTACATTGACGGCTATGACATGA
- a CDS encoding MFS transporter, producing the protein MQAEMSHREGERGQHIKTLIGAVLGYAADGLDVFLLSFVLIFIIKDFGLTTAQAGDLTLATTIGMWVGSYIFGYLADKYGRTKTLSASIILYAVGTGLIYFVNSYSVLLTLRFLIGLGIGGEFGIGMAMVTETWSAKMRARATSWVALGWQGGVLIAAIVPATIVPLFGWRAVFLVGLVPALIAVYVRMHLKEPLLWQKRNQRQKELEAKKEQNTLSAAEEKEYFHIAGMPLKKLFSSSRITVTTIGLTVMCLVQNFGYYAIFSWMPTILSQKYGYTLAKTSGWMIISIAGMIVGITLFGLLADKIGRKKTFALWYICGTIYCLIYFFLFTSQTSLMWGSFLLGFTVNGMMGGYGAVIAENYPSEARSTAENLIFGTGRGLAGFGPAIIGYLAAGASLMSAMSLVFIIYPIALVCMLLMIPETKGIDIE; encoded by the coding sequence ATGCAGGCAGAAATGAGTCACAGAGAGGGAGAAAGGGGACAACACATAAAAACACTTATAGGCGCTGTCCTAGGGTATGCGGCTGACGGGCTGGATGTGTTTTTATTATCATTTGTTTTAATTTTTATTATAAAGGATTTTGGCCTTACTACGGCACAGGCTGGTGATCTTACATTAGCTACTACGATCGGTATGTGGGTAGGTTCATATATTTTTGGTTATTTGGCAGATAAATATGGCAGGACTAAGACTTTATCAGCTTCGATAATTTTGTATGCAGTAGGTACCGGATTAATATATTTTGTTAATAGTTATTCAGTATTGCTTACATTGCGTTTTTTGATTGGATTGGGTATTGGCGGTGAATTTGGTATAGGTATGGCTATGGTAACGGAAACTTGGTCGGCAAAGATGCGGGCAAGAGCTACTTCATGGGTAGCACTTGGCTGGCAAGGCGGCGTACTTATTGCTGCTATTGTTCCGGCAACGATTGTGCCTTTATTCGGCTGGCGAGCAGTATTTCTTGTTGGTTTGGTGCCGGCACTTATTGCCGTTTATGTTCGTATGCATTTGAAGGAACCACTTTTATGGCAGAAGAGAAATCAAAGACAAAAAGAACTGGAAGCAAAGAAAGAACAAAATACACTTTCTGCTGCTGAAGAAAAGGAATATTTTCATATTGCGGGAATGCCATTGAAAAAACTTTTTTCAAGTTCCCGAATCACGGTTACAACTATCGGGCTTACGGTTATGTGTCTGGTACAGAATTTTGGTTATTATGCTATTTTTAGCTGGATGCCTACTATTTTATCACAGAAATATGGTTATACGCTGGCTAAGACAAGCGGTTGGATGATTATTTCTATTGCTGGAATGATTGTTGGTATAACATTGTTTGGACTATTAGCAGATAAGATAGGCCGAAAGAAAACTTTTGCTTTGTGGTATATTTGTGGGACGATTTACTGTTTGATTTATTTTTTCTTGTTTACAAGTCAGACCAGTCTGATGTGGGGGAGCTTCCTTTTAGGCTTTACTGTTAATGGCATGATGGGTGGTTACGGTGCGGTAATTGCAGAAAATTATCCATCGGAAGCACGCTCGACCGCAGAAAATCTTATTTTTGGAACAGGCAGGGGACTGGCTGGCTTTGGCCCGGCTATTATTGGTTATCTGGCGGCTGGTGCCAGCCTGATGAGTGCAATGAGTCTCGTTTTTATAATTTATCCTATTGCTTTGGTATGTATGCTGCTGATGATTCCGGAAACAAAGGGAATAGATATAGAATAA
- a CDS encoding dihydroorotase, whose protein sequence is MYDLMIKNGKVVDGREIRETNIYVKDGRFAKVTTADLPSQHIEDADGAYIIPGCIDPHCHFRDPGATYKEDFKHGTTGAAVGGITTVFDMPNTNPAVLDEKSFLYKKDYFADKAFVDYGLWGLSLGDINLAKLKEIKKAGGVGIKFFWGYAINKATNALVYNYVPGEEGVIPPLDDGEVYQIFEEIAKNDQLLAIHAENNELISMLTKRIKDSGRNDYAALLEARPDLAEGLTIQTAIAFSQATGAHLHVLHVTSKMGVEMIRKAKAEKINVTAETCTHYLFLSDKDYGKIGAGIKVYPPIKHEYDRKALWEGLRDGTIDYVSSDHAPHAVREKQGGLFDIPSGMCGVETTLPLMLNEVSKGHMTLPFLVRVLAENAARLYNIDYCKGFIKEGCDADFVILDMNKKQKILNEKLHSKEPFTPFNGFETTGWPQKTFLRGRLIAQNGEPVSPQALGKFLSVKM, encoded by the coding sequence ATGTATGATTTAATGATAAAAAATGGAAAGGTCGTTGACGGCAGGGAAATAAGAGAAACTAATATTTATGTTAAGGACGGCAGGTTTGCGAAGGTTACGACGGCAGATCTGCCGTCGCAGCATATTGAAGATGCTGATGGAGCATATATTATTCCCGGATGCATAGATCCACACTGTCATTTTCGTGATCCAGGGGCTACTTATAAAGAGGATTTTAAGCATGGAACTACAGGAGCGGCAGTTGGTGGTATAACAACGGTTTTTGACATGCCTAATACGAATCCGGCGGTTTTAGATGAAAAGAGTTTTTTATATAAGAAGGATTATTTTGCGGATAAGGCTTTTGTCGATTATGGACTATGGGGATTATCACTGGGAGATATAAATCTTGCCAAGTTGAAGGAAATAAAAAAAGCTGGCGGTGTTGGTATAAAGTTTTTTTGGGGATATGCTATAAATAAAGCTACGAATGCGCTTGTTTATAATTATGTACCGGGAGAAGAAGGTGTGATCCCGCCGCTTGACGATGGTGAAGTTTACCAAATTTTTGAAGAAATTGCTAAAAATGATCAACTACTGGCAATACATGCTGAAAATAATGAACTTATCAGTATGCTTACCAAGCGGATAAAAGACAGCGGCAGAAATGATTATGCAGCTTTACTGGAAGCACGGCCGGATCTGGCAGAAGGGCTTACTATACAGACAGCTATTGCTTTTTCCCAGGCAACAGGAGCGCATCTGCATGTTTTACATGTTACTTCTAAAATGGGAGTAGAAATGATACGTAAGGCTAAAGCGGAAAAAATAAATGTTACGGCAGAAACTTGTACACATTATTTATTTTTATCTGATAAGGATTATGGTAAGATAGGAGCAGGGATAAAAGTTTATCCGCCAATAAAGCATGAATATGACAGAAAGGCTCTTTGGGAAGGACTGCGTGATGGGACGATAGATTATGTTTCTTCTGATCATGCGCCGCATGCAGTCAGAGAGAAACAAGGTGGTTTGTTTGATATTCCATCAGGCATGTGCGGTGTGGAAACAACGTTGCCGCTGATGCTTAATGAAGTAAGCAAGGGACATATGACTCTGCCATTTTTGGTGCGGGTGTTGGCAGAAAATGCTGCACGGCTTTATAATATAGATTATTGTAAAGGTTTCATAAAAGAAGGCTGTGATGCTGATTTTGTTATTCTGGATATGAATAAGAAGCAGAAAATACTAAATGAAAAGCTTCACAGTAAAGAACCTTTTACACCCTTTAATGGTTTTGAAACAACGGGCTGGCCGCAGAAGACTTTTCTGCGCGGCAGACTTATTGCACAGAATGGGGAACCGGTATCGCCGCAGGCATTGGGTAAATTTTTATCTGTTAAAATGTAA